One genomic segment of Pseudomonas sp. p1(2021b) includes these proteins:
- the plsB gene encoding glycerol-3-phosphate 1-O-acyltransferase PlsB yields MTRSPLRRLIFGALRRLLYLWVRSETINQSSLTLKLDRSRPVFYALPSPSLTDLAVVDRECTKAGLPRPVLPVAVGPLQEPAAFFYLTPDPDWLGRHDKRGAPPTLERLVAAVSQHAEEDAQIIPVSVFWGQSPASESSPWKLLFADSWAVTGRLRRLLTIMILGRKTRVQFSAPIHLRELVQHNKGHERTVRMAQRIMRVHFRNLKTAVIGPDISHRRNLVKGLVHDPLVRQAISDEAEREKIPYAKAEAQALRYGNEIASDYTYTAIRFLEVVLSWFWNKIYDGIKVNHIEQVQGIAPGHEVIYVPCHRSHIDYLLLSYLLFRNGLTPPHIAAGINLNMPVIGGLLRRGGAFFMRRTFKGNPLYTAVFNEYLHTLFTKGFPVEYFVEGGRSRTGRMLQPRTGMLAITLRSFLRSSRTPIVFVPVYIGYERVLEGRTYLGELRGASKKKESIFDIFKVVGALKQRFGQVYVNFGEPIRLAGFLDEQQPGWREQSLGPQFRPAWLNETTTRLGETVARHLNEAAAINPVNLVALALLSTSRLALDDRALTRVLDLYLALLRQVPYSPHTTLPEGDGPALIEHVKGMGLLSEQKDALGRILYLDEANAVLMTYYRNNVLHIFALPALLASFFQSSSRMSRELVGQYVQALYPYLQAELFLRWTPEQLEGVIDQWLAALVEQGLLRFENGVYLRPAPSSRQFVLLTLLARAITQTLQRFYMATSLLLNSGQNTLTAEELEDLCVMMAQRLSILHGLNAPEFFDKTLFRHFIQTLVGQDVLRPDAQGRLGYHDKLAELAEGVAKRVLSAELRLSIRQVALHRDEPSDSVQG; encoded by the coding sequence ATGACCCGTTCCCCCCTGCGCCGGCTGATTTTCGGCGCCCTGCGTCGCCTGTTGTACCTGTGGGTGCGCTCCGAAACCATCAACCAGTCGTCCCTGACGCTCAAGCTCGACCGCAGCCGCCCAGTGTTCTATGCCCTGCCCTCGCCCTCGCTGACCGACCTGGCCGTGGTCGACCGCGAATGCACCAAGGCCGGGCTGCCGCGCCCGGTGCTGCCGGTTGCCGTGGGCCCGCTGCAGGAACCGGCTGCGTTCTTCTACCTGACGCCCGACCCGGACTGGCTCGGCCGCCATGACAAGCGCGGCGCGCCGCCCACCCTGGAACGCTTGGTGGCGGCGGTCAGCCAGCATGCCGAGGAAGATGCGCAGATCATCCCGGTCAGCGTGTTCTGGGGTCAGTCGCCGGCCAGCGAGTCCAGCCCGTGGAAGCTGTTGTTCGCCGACAGCTGGGCCGTCACCGGTCGCCTGCGCCGGTTGCTGACGATCATGATCCTGGGCCGCAAGACCCGCGTGCAGTTCTCCGCGCCCATCCACCTGCGCGAGCTGGTGCAGCACAACAAAGGCCACGAGCGCACCGTGCGCATGGCCCAGCGCATCATGCGCGTGCACTTTCGCAACCTGAAGACCGCGGTCATCGGCCCGGACATCTCCCACCGGCGCAACCTGGTCAAGGGGCTGGTCCACGACCCGCTGGTGCGCCAGGCGATCAGCGACGAAGCCGAGCGCGAGAAGATCCCCTATGCCAAGGCCGAAGCCCAGGCGCTGCGCTACGGCAACGAGATCGCCTCGGACTACACCTACACGGCGATCCGCTTCCTCGAGGTGGTGCTGAGCTGGTTCTGGAACAAGATCTACGACGGTATCAAGGTCAACCATATCGAGCAGGTCCAGGGCATCGCGCCAGGCCACGAAGTGATCTACGTGCCCTGCCACCGCAGCCACATCGACTACCTGTTGCTGTCGTACCTGCTGTTCCGCAACGGCCTCACCCCACCTCACATCGCGGCGGGCATCAACCTCAACATGCCGGTCATCGGCGGCCTGCTGCGCCGTGGCGGTGCGTTCTTCATGCGCCGCACGTTCAAGGGCAACCCCCTGTACACGGCGGTGTTCAACGAATACCTGCATACCTTGTTCACCAAGGGCTTCCCGGTCGAGTACTTCGTCGAGGGCGGCCGTTCGCGCACCGGCCGCATGCTGCAGCCACGCACCGGCATGCTCGCCATCACCCTGCGCAGCTTCCTGCGTTCCTCGCGCACACCGATCGTTTTCGTGCCGGTGTATATCGGCTATGAACGCGTGCTGGAGGGCCGCACCTACCTGGGCGAGCTGCGCGGGGCGAGCAAGAAGAAGGAGTCGATCTTCGACATCTTCAAGGTGGTCGGCGCGCTGAAGCAGCGCTTCGGGCAGGTCTACGTGAACTTCGGCGAGCCGATTCGCCTGGCCGGGTTCCTCGACGAGCAGCAGCCCGGCTGGCGCGAACAGTCGCTCGGCCCACAGTTCCGCCCAGCCTGGCTCAACGAGACCACTACACGCCTGGGCGAGACCGTGGCCCGTCACCTGAACGAAGCCGCGGCGATCAACCCGGTCAACCTGGTGGCCCTGGCGCTGCTCTCCACCAGCCGCCTGGCGCTGGACGATCGTGCCCTGACCCGAGTACTCGATCTCTATCTGGCGCTGCTGCGCCAAGTGCCCTATTCCCCGCACACCACCCTGCCGGAGGGCGATGGGCCGGCGCTGATCGAGCACGTCAAGGGCATGGGCCTGCTGTCCGAACAGAAGGACGCCCTGGGGCGCATCCTGTACCTGGATGAAGCCAATGCAGTGCTGATGACCTACTACCGCAACAATGTCCTGCACATCTTCGCGCTGCCGGCCCTGTTGGCGAGCTTCTTCCAGAGCAGCTCGCGCATGAGTCGCGAGCTGGTCGGCCAATATGTCCAGGCGTTGTACCCCTACCTGCAGGCCGAGCTGTTCCTGCGCTGGACACCCGAGCAACTGGAAGGCGTGATCGACCAATGGCTGGCCGCCCTGGTGGAACAGGGCCTGCTGCGCTTCGAGAACGGCGTCTACCTGCGCCCGGCGCCCAGTTCGCGGCAGTTCGTCCTGCTGACCCTGCTGGCCCGTGCCATCACCCAGACGCTGCAACGTTTCTACATGGCGACGTCCTTGTTGCTCAACAGCGGCCAGAACACCCTGACTGCCGAGGAGCTGGAGGACTTGTGCGTGATGATGGCCCAGCGCCTGTCGATCCTGCATGGGCTCAATGCCCCGGAATTCTTCGACAAGACGCTGTTCCGCCACTTCATCCAGACCCTGGTTGGCCAGGATGTGCTGCGGCCCGATGCCCAGGGCAGGCTGGGCTATCACGACAAGCTCGCCGAACTGGCCGAGGGCGTGGCCAAGCGGGTGCTGTCGGCCGAGCTGCGCCTGTCGATCCGCCAGGTGGCGCTGCATCGGGACGAGCCCTCCGATAGCGTGCAGGGGTAG
- a CDS encoding putative RNA methyltransferase has translation MLACPLCQAALTRLDNGVVCPAGHRFDRARQGYLNLLPVQHKNSRDPGDNQAMVQARRDFLDAGHYAPVARRLAELAAEREPGAWLDIGCGEGYYTAQLAQALPAADGYALDISREAVKRACRRAPQVTWMVASMARVPLLDASCQFIASVFSPLDWHEAKRLLSPGGGLMRVGPTSGHLMELREVLYDEVRPYADDKHLALVPEGMHHAHGEVLEFRLSLAEPQARADLLAMTPHGWRASAEKRARVIDQPEPFEVTVSMRYDYFVRQD, from the coding sequence ATGCTCGCCTGCCCTCTCTGCCAGGCCGCCCTGACGCGCCTCGACAACGGCGTGGTATGCCCCGCCGGGCACCGCTTCGACCGGGCCCGCCAGGGCTACCTGAACCTGTTGCCGGTGCAGCACAAGAACAGCCGCGACCCCGGGGACAACCAGGCCATGGTCCAGGCGCGCCGTGACTTCCTCGACGCTGGCCACTACGCCCCGGTGGCCCGGCGCCTGGCCGAACTTGCCGCCGAGCGCGAGCCCGGCGCCTGGCTGGACATCGGCTGCGGCGAGGGCTATTACACCGCGCAGCTGGCCCAGGCCCTGCCCGCCGCCGATGGCTACGCCCTGGATATTTCCCGCGAGGCGGTCAAGCGCGCCTGTCGGCGCGCGCCCCAGGTAACCTGGATGGTCGCGAGCATGGCCCGGGTGCCCTTGCTCGACGCCAGCTGCCAGTTCATCGCCAGTGTGTTCAGCCCGCTGGACTGGCACGAGGCCAAGCGCCTGCTCAGCCCCGGTGGCGGCCTGATGCGGGTTGGGCCGACCAGCGGCCACCTGATGGAACTGCGCGAGGTGCTCTACGATGAAGTACGCCCCTACGCCGACGACAAGCACCTCGCGTTGGTCCCCGAAGGCATGCACCACGCCCATGGCGAGGTGCTGGAGTTCCGCCTGAGCCTGGCCGAGCCCCAGGCCCGCGCCGACCTGCTGGCCATGACGCCTCACGGCTGGCGTGCCAGCGCCGAGAAACGCGCGCGGGTGATCGACCAGCCCGAGCCGTTCGAAGTCACGGTTTCCATGCGTTATGACTATTTCGTGCGCCAAGACTGA
- a CDS encoding cold-shock protein: MSSRETGNVKWFNDAKGYGFIQREGGADVFVHYRAIRGEGHRTLVEGQRVEYALVQGQKGLQAEDVIGL; encoded by the coding sequence ATGTCGTCTCGTGAGACTGGGAATGTAAAGTGGTTCAACGATGCCAAGGGTTATGGCTTCATTCAGCGCGAGGGTGGTGCGGATGTCTTCGTCCACTATCGGGCTATCCGCGGTGAGGGGCATCGTACCCTGGTCGAGGGACAGCGGGTTGAATACGCCCTCGTGCAAGGCCAGAAAGGCTTGCAGGCCGAGGACGTGATCGGCCTCTAA
- a CDS encoding YbaY family lipoprotein has protein sequence MTQLETINVEIASSGDNMLPPSGLVELSLVDVSRADAPAIALAELRLRCGGLMPVNLQLTFDSNQVDPRHRYALTVRIEQDGRLHYITTAEHPIRPHKVFGTQRVIVEKVAREIEGLHGGNLPLPSPGIHGGNRMD, from the coding sequence ATGACGCAATTGGAAACGATCAATGTCGAGATCGCCTCGTCTGGCGACAACATGCTTCCGCCATCCGGCCTCGTCGAACTGAGCCTGGTCGATGTCTCGCGGGCAGATGCGCCCGCCATTGCTCTTGCCGAACTGCGCCTGCGCTGTGGCGGCTTGATGCCGGTCAACCTGCAACTGACCTTCGACAGCAACCAGGTCGACCCCCGCCATCGTTATGCGCTGACCGTGCGTATCGAGCAAGATGGCCGGCTGCATTACATCACCACGGCAGAACACCCGATACGCCCGCATAAGGTATTCGGTACCCAGCGGGTCATCGTGGAGAAAGTGGCCAGGGAAATAGAAGGCCTTCACGGCGGCAACTTACCTCTACCAAGCCCTGGCATCCACGGTGGCAATCGCATGGATTGA
- a CDS encoding YbaY family lipoprotein, which produces MKKLFMLCGASLLAACANNTPSHQASLDGEVFYLQRIALPPAATLSVSLQDVSLMDAPAVTLANQAGPVKGNVPLPFHLSYDPAQVKPGHRYAVSARIELNGKLLFINTEHHGVKLDGSDPQPVRIKVDPVR; this is translated from the coding sequence ATGAAAAAGCTCTTCATGCTGTGTGGCGCATCCCTACTCGCAGCCTGCGCCAATAACACCCCCTCGCACCAGGCCAGCCTGGATGGCGAAGTCTTCTACCTGCAGCGCATCGCCCTGCCGCCTGCAGCCACCTTGAGCGTCAGCCTGCAGGATGTATCGCTGATGGACGCCCCGGCAGTGACCCTGGCCAACCAGGCCGGCCCGGTCAAGGGCAACGTCCCGCTGCCCTTCCACCTGAGCTACGATCCCGCCCAAGTCAAACCTGGCCACCGCTATGCCGTCAGCGCACGCATCGAACTGAACGGCAAGCTGCTGTTCATCAATACCGAACACCATGGCGTCAAGCTCGACGGCAGCGACCCGCAGCCCGTGCGTATCAAAGTCGACCCGGTGCGCTGA